In Nicotiana tabacum cultivar K326 chromosome 21, ASM71507v2, whole genome shotgun sequence, one DNA window encodes the following:
- the LOC107787733 gene encoding protein NOI4 isoform X1, whose protein sequence is MSQEKGQPLPKFGEWDVNDPASAEGFTVIFNKARNEKKTGGNPESPSKADSNTKQAADPFKPQAKKWFCCMQSPHAES, encoded by the exons CAGGAGAAGGGTCAACCATTGCCTAAGTTTGGTGAGTGGGATGTCAATGACCCAGCTTCAGCAGAGGGATTCACGGTGATCTTCAACAAGGCCCGAAATGAGAAAAAAACAGGTGGCAATCCAGAATCACCTTCAAAGGCTGATTCCAATACAAAGCAAGCAGCAGACCCGTTCAAACCTCAAGCT aaaaaaTGGTTTTGCTGCATGCAAAGCCCCCATGCAGAATCCTGA
- the LOC107787733 gene encoding protein NOI4 isoform X2, which yields MSEKGQPLPKFGEWDVNDPASAEGFTVIFNKARNEKKTGGNPESPSKADSNTKQAADPFKPQAKKWFCCMQSPHAES from the exons GAGAAGGGTCAACCATTGCCTAAGTTTGGTGAGTGGGATGTCAATGACCCAGCTTCAGCAGAGGGATTCACGGTGATCTTCAACAAGGCCCGAAATGAGAAAAAAACAGGTGGCAATCCAGAATCACCTTCAAAGGCTGATTCCAATACAAAGCAAGCAGCAGACCCGTTCAAACCTCAAGCT aaaaaaTGGTTTTGCTGCATGCAAAGCCCCCATGCAGAATCCTGA